A window of Candidatus Paceibacterota bacterium genomic DNA:
CGCTAGCCAAGGTTTATATAAGTGCTATACTTTTTACATGAAAATCGTCAACATCTTTCCAGCTCTGCTTTCCTACGCTGTTTTTGCCCCTCTTATTTTGCGTCTGGCTCTTGGCTTTTTTATTTTGAAATTTGCCAAAAACAAGTTGGACAAAAACCAGGCTTCTTACGTCTCATTTTTTGAAACTTATGGTTTCAAGCCCGCACGCTGGTATGTGATAGCTTTCGGTGCCTTGGAAATAATAATTGGGATCTTTATTATTATCGGCCTTTATACTCAGATTGCGGCTTTGCTGGCTGTAGTTATATTTATAGTTTCTTTGATTGTCAGTCACAAAAAAACTCTTCCTTCGGCCACGCCTACCGCTGTCTATGCGCTTCTTTTGATTATCGCTCTTTTTTTACTTATCAATGGTGCTGGTTTGCCCGCTCTTGACTTGCCACTCTAAAATTAAAGGGGTGTCTTTCAAAACCTAAAGACCTTGGACTTTTTGGCTTTTTCTGGTATATTTTCAAACTATCTGCTATTAATTACAAACTGAGAGATAGCAAACAATTTCCGCCCGTAGCTCAGTCGGTAGAGCGGCTCCCTTTTAAGGAGATGGTCGTAGGTTCGATTCCTACCGGGCGGACATGAAAATAAAATAGGGCACTTATATATAAGTGCCCTATTTTATTTTTACCTCTGAACGGAGCGAGCCAACTGCTTGGCTCGCTGTAGGAATGAGATAGATCCATTTATATTTCCAACACAAACCTCTCCAACTCCACCAAAAAATCCGCTTCCCCTCTGTGAGCCTGGTGATACATATCCACGAGTTTTTCAGAAATAGTTGTGAGCTCGCGGGTTGAAAAATTACCCGCATACTGCTTCGCTTTTTTATACACAAAAGGATTAAGGCCCGTCTCAGCAGCTGATTTTGCTCCACTAGCCAAAAGAATAGATTTGATCTGCCACCAGATCACCCCGTGAATTTCTTCGGCTGCAATCTCTCGATGAAGGGCTTCGTTAAATAAAATCCAAGCTTTCTTTTTATCTCGGGCCCCTAAAGCATCTGTCAGACCAAATAAATTGAACTGCTCTTTTTTTTCAGACAAAACTGGAGCGGAAATTTCATACACTTTAAAAGCATGCTTTTCAAGTTTTTTCAGCTCAGCTGCGAGGATTTTTTCTTCATATAAAACAAAAGCATGTTCAGCCTCAGCCAGCATTTTGAGGTTTTCAAAAACTGCCCCTTGAGCTCCCTCTGCACTTAAAACCCGGTCGAGTAAAACAATATATTTTGATTCAAATAGACCTTGAGCAGAAAGCAGACTAGAAAACTTATCGGCTGACCAAGATAGTTCTGAAAAAGTAAAAACTTCCGCTTCCGGACGCTTTTTTTGTAGGGCAGCCACGATGTCATGGGCTTTTTTTATTCCTTGGGGTGATGATCCTTTTACTACGTGCAGCATTTGTTTTGTATTTTTACTAATTTCACTTTTATGTTTTACCTTTTTACCCCTCCATCTCTCCCCAATTCTTACCCACGGCTACATTGACGACGATGGGCACACTCTTGGTATCCTTTAAAGACATGATATTACTCATGATTTCTTTAATCTTGCCTGAAAGTTCCTTTATCAGATCCTCCTCTATCTCGTACACTAGCTCATCATGCACTTGGAGCAGGAGCCGAGCTCGATCTTCATAGCCTGCTTTGACAAGATATTTATCTGTCTCTATCATAGCCAATTTTACAATATCTGCTTCGGTGCCTTGGATTGGAGCATTGATGGCCATGCGTTCGGCGGCGGCGCGGATAAACGGCAACTTGGACTTAATCCCCTCAAACCAACGTTTGCGCCCAAAAAAGGTCTCTGTGTAGCCTTGCCGCGCCGCCTCCGCTTTGACCCTGTCCAAATAATTCGCCAACCCAGAAAATGTCTGAAAATACTTTTCATAAAATTGCTGAGCTTCTTCCCGAGTACTCCCAAGATTGATTTTGAGTGCATTGACCCCCATACCATACAAAATGCCGAAGTTGATCACTTTGGCTTTGCGACGCATTTCTTTTGTCACCTTAGCAGGCTCAACCTCAAAAACTTGCGCGGCCACTGAAGTGTGGACGTCTTCCCCTTTGGTAAACACCTCCATCAATTTTTTATCTCCGGAAAGGAAAGCCGCTATCCGAAGCTCGATCTGAGAATAATCAAAAGCACACAAAGAAAAACCTTTTTCGGCCACAAAAGCGTGACGAATATTTCGTCCCAGCTCTGTCTTGATGGGAATATTCTGCAAATTTGGATCCTGTGAGGCCATGCGTCCTGTCGTACTCCCGGCTTGCAAAAATCTGGCGTGTAAACGACCGTCTTCAGACACCAGCGACGGAATAGTGTCTATATATGTAGATAAAAGTTTCTGGAGTTCACGATAGTTCAAGACATGCCCAATGATTGGATGGAGTTCGCGCATTTTTTCCAGTTCTGATTCTTTGGTAGACATAGCTCCGCCGGCTGTTTTTTTCTGACGGGCCAATTTTAAACCCATTTTTTGGAACAAAATCTCACCGAGCTGTTTGGGCGAATTAATATTAAATTCTTGGTCCGCCGCTTCCCAAATTTTTTTCTCGAGGATTTCCAATTCTTTGTGATATTCTTTTGAAAGTTTTTGTAGATAGCCTGTATCAACTTTTATGCCGTGGGTGTGCATTTTTTCTACGATGGGCATCAAAGGTTTTTCTATATTTTCAAATATTTTTTCTTCGCCGCGTTTTTTTAATTCACCAAAAATATACTCGCGGGCTTTTTCAAAGTCCTCCGTCCCTGCGTAATTTAAAATATCTTCAAGTTTTGGATTGGTAATATTTGAGTCAATAATCCAGAGGGCTACTGCTGTTTCTTTAAGCTTGTCTTGATCCAGGTTGTTGCTCTTTTCTTCATTCTCTTTTGGCTTTGAAGACTTACTCTCCTCAATATTTTCAGGCTGATTTTTTCCATTCATGACCTTGCACACTTGGTTGAAACGCTCACCCAAAGAGCGAAACTCTAACTCCTTAAAAAGGGCCGTGACTTTTTCTTTCTCCACTCCATCAATCCATCTTTTTTTAGGCACCCCCACATCTATAGGTGCATCCCGACGAATAGTGGCCAGCATCTTGCTAAACAAAGCCTCCTCCTCTCCTGCTTCGAGCAAACTAATAATTCGGTCTGTAATCCCTGCTTTTTTTATTTTTTCTTTATCTTTCTTTAGAACTTTATATATTTCTTCTATGCTTCCAAAAGTGGTGATGAGAGTGGTGGCTGTTTTTTCTCCGATTCCCGCTATGCCTATAATATTATCCGAAGGGTCGCCCCGCAGGCCTTTAAAAT
This region includes:
- a CDS encoding DNA polymerase, producing MTKENKKKKSDVNKKGTLVLLDSHAILHRAYHALPDFASSKGEPTGALYGLSMLLLKIIGDLKPEYIFACYDLPSPTYRHQAYDGYKSGRKKSDPALVEQIIKSQKVFEAFNIPVYSKEGFEADDMLGTIVEKTFKEKKLAEAIGKVFIASGDMDTLQLISDKKVQVYTLKKGIKDTIIYDEEGVKARFGFGPELLPDFKGLRGDPSDNIIGIAGIGEKTATTLITTFGSIEEIYKVLKKDKEKIKKAGITDRIISLLEAGEEEALFSKMLATIRRDAPIDVGVPKKRWIDGVEKEKVTALFKELEFRSLGERFNQVCKVMNGKNQPENIEESKSSKPKENEEKSNNLDQDKLKETAVALWIIDSNITNPKLEDILNYAGTEDFEKAREYIFGELKKRGEEKIFENIEKPLMPIVEKMHTHGIKVDTGYLQKLSKEYHKELEILEKKIWEAADQEFNINSPKQLGEILFQKMGLKLARQKKTAGGAMSTKESELEKMRELHPIIGHVLNYRELQKLLSTYIDTIPSLVSEDGRLHARFLQAGSTTGRMASQDPNLQNIPIKTELGRNIRHAFVAEKGFSLCAFDYSQIELRIAAFLSGDKKLMEVFTKGEDVHTSVAAQVFEVEPAKVTKEMRRKAKVINFGILYGMGVNALKINLGSTREEAQQFYEKYFQTFSGLANYLDRVKAEAARQGYTETFFGRKRWFEGIKSKLPFIRAAAERMAINAPIQGTEADIVKLAMIETDKYLVKAGYEDRARLLLQVHDELVYEIEEDLIKELSGKIKEIMSNIMSLKDTKSVPIVVNVAVGKNWGEMEG
- a CDS encoding DoxX family membrane protein, which encodes MKIVNIFPALLSYAVFAPLILRLALGFFILKFAKNKLDKNQASYVSFFETYGFKPARWYVIAFGALEIIIGIFIIIGLYTQIAALLAVVIFIVSLIVSHKKTLPSATPTAVYALLLIIALFLLINGAGLPALDLPL